From a single Candidatus Cetobacterium colombiensis genomic region:
- a CDS encoding YczE/YyaS/YitT family protein: MKKELLRYFKLIIGLLLCSLGVVIILNSNLGLSPWDVLNQGLNKTIGVTLGEANLLVGAVVVLFSIFLKQPMGSGTLINFLLFGVFIDMYIYLDIIPKGDILIKKVIILIIGILVFSYGCYAYISTGLGCGPRDGLMVILTKKLKYPLWKIKTSIELIVLTLGYFLGGTVGIGTIVSSLCVGPIIQYFFKLNNKDIKNLQHRSILSEIKIIKTKVLK, from the coding sequence ATGAAGAAAGAATTATTAAGGTATTTCAAATTAATTATTGGGTTATTATTATGTTCGTTAGGTGTTGTTATAATTTTAAATTCTAATTTAGGTTTATCACCTTGGGATGTTTTAAATCAAGGGTTAAACAAAACTATTGGGGTAACTTTAGGAGAAGCAAATCTTCTAGTAGGAGCTGTAGTTGTTTTGTTTAGTATTTTTTTAAAGCAACCTATGGGAAGTGGAACACTGATAAATTTTTTATTATTTGGAGTTTTCATAGATATGTATATCTATTTAGATATAATTCCAAAAGGAGATATTTTAATAAAAAAAGTGATTATACTAATAATAGGGATATTGGTATTTAGTTATGGGTGTTACGCATACATTTCTACAGGTCTAGGATGTGGTCCTAGAGATGGATTAATGGTTATTTTAACAAAAAAACTAAAGTATCCTCTGTGGAAAATAAAAACTAGTATAGAGTTAATAGTTCTTACTTTAGGTTATTTTTTAGGTGGAACAGTAGGTATTGGAACAATTGTTTCATCATTATGTGTAGGGCCAATTATTCAATATTTTTTCAAATTAAATAATAAAGATATAAAAAATTTACAACATAGAAGTATTTTATCTGAAATTAAGATTATAAAAACAAAAGTTTTAAAATAG
- the thiE gene encoding thiamine phosphate synthase, with amino-acid sequence MKNFKLPTGVYAITDSKSGKNKKFLEYCEELLKGGAKIIQYREKKRDLKTLLSEAKALRELTKKYDAIFIVNDYLDIALLSDADGIHIGQDDLPIKDVRKVLGNDKIIGISTHNPKEAQQAMVDGADYIGVGPIFYTETKEDIGDLVTLEFLDFVDKNIDLPYVAIGGIKENNIEQVLSKGAKSICLISELIGAKDTLETTKRINNFIINWYEK; translated from the coding sequence ATGAAAAATTTTAAACTCCCTACAGGAGTATATGCAATAACAGATTCTAAATCTGGAAAAAATAAAAAATTTTTAGAGTATTGTGAGGAACTTTTAAAAGGTGGAGCTAAAATTATACAATATAGAGAAAAAAAGAGAGATTTAAAAACTCTTTTGAGTGAAGCAAAAGCTTTAAGAGAATTAACAAAAAAATACGATGCAATCTTTATTGTTAATGATTATCTAGATATTGCTTTATTATCCGATGCTGATGGAATACACATTGGACAAGATGACCTTCCAATTAAAGATGTTCGAAAAGTTTTAGGGAATGATAAAATTATTGGAATATCGACACATAATCCCAAAGAAGCTCAACAAGCTATGGTTGATGGAGCTGACTACATTGGTGTGGGACCAATTTTTTATACTGAAACAAAAGAGGATATAGGTGACCTTGTTACATTGGAATTTTTAGATTTTGTGGATAAAAATATTGATTTACCTTACGTTGCCATTGGAGGAATTAAAGAAAATAATATTGAACAAGTTCTTTCAAAAGGAGCTAAATCTATCTGTTTAATATCTGAATTAATTGGTGCAAAAGATACTTTAGAAACTACAAAAAGAATCAATAACTTTATAATTAATTGGTATGAAAAATAA
- the glmS gene encoding glutamine--fructose-6-phosphate transaminase (isomerizing), which produces MCGIVGYIGKGDAKTVVLQGLEKLEYRGYDSAGIAVIKDSKIMIEKKKGKLKNLENHLENLDLESHIGIGHTRWATHGEPSDRNSHPHFTEDMSIAVVHNGIIENYATLKSELIQKGYNFTSDTDTEVVAHLIHSIYEGDLFSALTKALKLLRGSYALGVIHKDFPNEIICTRKDSPLVIGLGENENLIASDVPAILKYTKNVYFLEDGDIARLTADNVEIFDKTLVPVEREIKVIEWDYEQATKGGFPHFMIKEIFEQPKSIEETLNRRIHDGIIDFSDVLTEDEIKKFNMIHIVACGTAYHAGLQGQYALREISGVNSLVEIASEYRYMNPFVDENTLAIFVSQSGETLDTLAALKEAKARGAKTIAITNVVGSTISREAHKTIYTMAGPEIAVASTKAYTTQVIILQLLSIYLAEKKGRISKEKASDFIKELYSVSEKIKTTLDNVDIIKDVAEFMKDKHNGFYIGRGVDFATALEGSLKMKEITYIHTEAFPAGELKHGSIALIEPGTPVVVVAMQTNLLEKTISNIKELKARGAHIVTVARNSCLEAKEVSDEFIGVGEIDDVFSVLLAVIPLQLLSYFTSIKKGIDVDKPRNLAKSVTVE; this is translated from the coding sequence ATGTGTGGAATTGTTGGTTACATAGGAAAAGGAGATGCAAAAACTGTTGTTTTACAAGGACTGGAGAAACTGGAGTACAGAGGCTATGATTCGGCAGGGATAGCAGTTATAAAAGACTCTAAAATTATGATAGAAAAGAAAAAGGGAAAACTAAAAAATTTAGAAAACCATCTTGAAAATCTAGATTTAGAATCTCATATTGGAATAGGGCACACTAGATGGGCTACTCATGGAGAACCTTCTGATAGAAATTCTCACCCTCATTTCACTGAAGATATGTCTATTGCTGTTGTTCATAATGGAATTATTGAAAACTACGCAACGTTAAAAAGTGAACTTATTCAAAAGGGATATAATTTTACTTCTGATACTGATACTGAGGTTGTTGCTCACCTTATTCACTCTATTTATGAAGGAGATTTATTTAGTGCTCTTACAAAAGCACTTAAACTATTAAGAGGAAGTTACGCTCTTGGAGTTATCCATAAAGACTTTCCTAACGAAATCATTTGTACTAGAAAAGATAGTCCACTTGTTATTGGATTGGGAGAAAATGAAAATCTAATCGCTTCGGATGTTCCAGCTATTCTAAAATATACAAAGAATGTGTATTTTTTAGAAGACGGAGATATTGCAAGATTAACAGCAGATAATGTAGAAATCTTTGACAAAACTTTAGTTCCTGTAGAGAGAGAAATTAAAGTTATTGAATGGGATTACGAGCAAGCTACAAAGGGAGGATTCCCTCACTTTATGATCAAAGAGATTTTTGAACAACCAAAATCTATTGAAGAAACTTTAAATAGAAGAATCCATGATGGAATCATAGATTTTTCAGATGTTTTAACAGAGGATGAAATCAAAAAATTCAATATGATTCATATTGTTGCGTGTGGAACTGCTTATCATGCAGGTCTTCAAGGACAGTATGCATTAAGAGAAATTTCTGGTGTAAACTCTTTAGTTGAAATTGCATCTGAATACAGATACATGAATCCTTTTGTGGATGAAAATACACTAGCTATTTTTGTTAGTCAATCAGGAGAAACTCTTGATACATTAGCAGCATTAAAAGAAGCAAAAGCTAGAGGAGCTAAAACAATTGCAATTACGAATGTTGTTGGTTCTACTATCTCTAGAGAAGCTCATAAAACTATTTATACCATGGCAGGACCTGAGATTGCTGTTGCCTCTACTAAGGCTTACACAACTCAAGTTATTATATTACAACTATTATCTATATACTTAGCTGAAAAAAAAGGAAGAATTTCTAAAGAGAAAGCATCTGATTTTATCAAAGAGCTATATAGTGTTTCTGAAAAAATCAAAACTACTCTTGATAATGTAGACATTATTAAAGATGTAGCAGAATTTATGAAAGATAAACATAATGGATTTTATATTGGAAGGGGTGTTGACTTTGCAACCGCTTTAGAAGGATCTTTAAAAATGAAAGAGATTACTTATATTCATACTGAAGCGTTCCCTGCTGGAGAGTTAAAACACGGTTCTATTGCTTTAATTGAGCCTGGAACTCCTGTTGTTGTTGTTGCAATGCAAACAAATTTATTGGAAAAAACAATATCAAATATAAAAGAACTAAAAGCTAGAGGAGCACATATCGTAACTGTAGCTAGAAACTCTTGTTTAGAAGCTAAAGAAGTTTCAGATGAATTTATTGGGGTTGGAGAAATTGATGATGTTTTCTCTGTACTTTTAGCAGTTATTCCTTTACAACTTTTATCTTATTTTACATCTATAAAAAAAGGAATTGATGTTGATAAACCTAGAAATTTGGCAAAATCTGTTACTGTTGAATAA
- a CDS encoding MarC family protein: MGKDFFIDIMTYVLTIIGILNPFGNVPLFMTLTKDQDPEIRKKMYNIIVVSGFGIVTGFIVAGDFFMNYLYKVGMDELRVAGGMILIVVAFRNLLGLGVSKESSGNIMSEKDAIRYAITPLTFPMLVGPGTISTVMIIHKEAGLIISVGAVAVTFLVMKFLFTISDWLDKVLGEVVLFVLSRVMQIFIMSAGVKLVANGIKGIFMK, from the coding sequence ATGGGAAAAGATTTTTTCATAGATATAATGACGTATGTTCTTACCATAATAGGAATTTTAAATCCTTTTGGAAATGTACCTTTATTTATGACTTTAACAAAAGATCAAGATCCAGAAATAAGAAAAAAAATGTATAATATCATAGTGGTTTCAGGATTTGGGATAGTTACTGGTTTTATAGTTGCAGGAGACTTTTTCATGAACTACTTATATAAAGTTGGAATGGATGAACTAAGAGTTGCTGGTGGTATGATACTGATTGTTGTAGCTTTTAGAAATCTTTTGGGGTTAGGTGTTTCTAAAGAGAGTTCTGGAAATATAATGTCAGAAAAAGATGCTATAAGATATGCTATTACACCTTTGACATTTCCAATGTTAGTTGGACCAGGAACAATTTCAACAGTTATGATAATCCATAAAGAAGCTGGATTAATTATATCTGTTGGAGCTGTTGCAGTTACATTTTTAGTAATGAAGTTTTTATTTACAATTTCGGATTGGTTAGATAAAGTATTGGGAGAAGTTGTATTGTTTGTACTTTCGAGAGTTATGCAAATATTTATAATGTCAGCGGGAGTAAAATTAGTTGCCAATGGAATAAAAGGTATATTTATGAAATAA
- a CDS encoding glycoside hydrolase family 18 protein, translated as MLKTNNELFPVIDKEQEFQKIYNNTIEKVNFINSKYTSIHNGVECEELDSLVEKMNNFVLNLNRSTKLEEYLSFKLLVQNILKLLNECNHGEILPPEPEPELEPAVLNAILRNINKNLTGELTLGENAHLITTVEYELYQNNTRVEKVTTNTGSKIANFSTNTPGTYKFIAKYYWADKFKQITSNTLVIEEEVVPPPVEDGDFPTKLPYSNLWAHTVTTNGNYEITLNNTWGVIDSKLAVYLDGVLTEVLSTNFTATNKGSAKNIVPTSKYPTNKDLKFVYKVTYVRDEKTNDKVVVYYKSTTGVVEIATPDGGVKYCKHPEWNSEIEYGAATNKIVFFQGFHFKHSGWASKGDAPKLNGDWSPWTKLSAAEETAIDCPGNHVMDSAGTKPNAHLEPMNVAQVEGLGSPMEKMHITYTPEWGKWAGRKYTPKITSWNKISHMQYAFVDVIPNYTGKFNTDKDDISHLRRSAADAPNGTNLNVSPNIFDPGAAFSAYGGTNAFMTEYNEMCRKYPYVKPIASLGGWSRSAFFRDAAQPEKIDYFVQRCIDFIREFNMIGIDIDWEFPCDRRDGDLVDSPNDLGSPRAADDEEFLFTSLMQNLRKALDKAGEEDGKYYFLSCAIVSGKKHIQKSGIGVWHPVCDFISYMTYDVHGAFDPITNHQSYLFQNPNDPQAETNPNGNAFAIADLIQFVTTNYGVSASKITIGSPFYSRGWSGIFKPASGWLNPNTPGLYARTNIDAASNGSKGCSAPGTMDGGRGAGVLCLHHLNKLIKGENVSVRTLDMNGPANPHAGAILRGADFKYYYDEAAQTPYLYNESAGIFYTFEDERSVETKCQWVIENNLAGIISWDIAMDDYGIDPHGPEATTAYPTLYGAEHLLTSVIFEKFKTNSLRLNYLNRISR; from the coding sequence ATGCTAAAAACAAATAATGAATTATTTCCTGTTATAGATAAAGAGCAAGAATTTCAAAAGATATATAATAATACAATAGAAAAAGTTAACTTTATAAATAGTAAATATACATCAATTCATAATGGTGTAGAGTGCGAAGAATTAGATTCTTTAGTAGAAAAAATGAATAACTTTGTATTAAATCTTAATAGAAGTACAAAGTTAGAAGAATATCTTTCTTTTAAACTATTAGTTCAAAACATTTTAAAATTATTAAATGAATGTAATCATGGTGAAATTTTACCTCCAGAACCAGAGCCAGAATTAGAGCCAGCTGTTTTAAATGCAATATTAAGAAATATAAATAAAAATTTAACAGGTGAATTAACATTAGGTGAAAACGCTCACTTAATAACTACTGTAGAATATGAATTATATCAAAATAATACAAGAGTAGAGAAAGTTACAACTAATACAGGAAGTAAAATTGCAAACTTCTCAACAAATACTCCAGGAACTTATAAATTTATAGCAAAATATTATTGGGCAGATAAATTTAAACAAATAACATCAAATACATTGGTAATAGAAGAAGAAGTGGTACCACCTCCAGTAGAAGATGGGGATTTTCCGACAAAATTACCTTATTCTAATTTATGGGCTCATACAGTTACTACAAATGGAAACTATGAGATAACTTTAAATAATACATGGGGAGTTATCGATAGTAAATTAGCAGTTTATTTAGATGGTGTTTTAACAGAAGTATTATCTACTAATTTTACAGCTACAAATAAAGGATCAGCAAAAAATATAGTACCTACTTCAAAGTATCCAACTAATAAGGATTTAAAATTTGTTTATAAAGTAACTTATGTAAGAGACGAAAAAACAAATGATAAAGTAGTAGTTTATTATAAAAGTACAACTGGAGTAGTTGAAATAGCAACTCCTGATGGTGGAGTAAAATATTGTAAGCACCCAGAATGGAATTCAGAAATAGAGTACGGAGCAGCTACAAATAAAATTGTATTTTTCCAAGGATTCCACTTTAAACATTCAGGATGGGCTTCAAAAGGAGATGCACCAAAATTAAATGGTGATTGGTCACCTTGGACAAAGTTATCAGCAGCCGAAGAAACTGCAATAGATTGTCCAGGAAATCACGTTATGGATTCGGCAGGTACAAAACCTAATGCACATTTAGAGCCTATGAATGTAGCACAAGTTGAAGGTTTAGGATCTCCAATGGAAAAAATGCATATAACTTATACACCAGAGTGGGGAAAATGGGCTGGAAGAAAATATACTCCAAAAATAACTTCTTGGAATAAAATATCTCACATGCAATATGCATTCGTAGATGTAATTCCAAATTATACAGGAAAATTTAATACTGATAAAGATGATATATCTCACTTAAGAAGATCAGCAGCAGATGCTCCAAATGGAACAAATTTAAATGTATCACCAAATATATTTGATCCGGGTGCAGCGTTCTCAGCTTATGGTGGAACAAATGCATTTATGACAGAGTACAATGAAATGTGTAGAAAATATCCATATGTTAAACCAATTGCATCTCTTGGTGGTTGGTCAAGATCTGCATTCTTTAGAGATGCAGCACAACCGGAAAAAATTGATTATTTTGTTCAAAGATGTATTGATTTCATTAGAGAATTTAATATGATAGGAATAGATATTGACTGGGAATTCCCTTGTGATAGAAGAGATGGAGATTTAGTAGATAGTCCAAACGATTTGGGAAGTCCAAGAGCGGCTGATGATGAAGAGTTCTTATTTACAAGTTTAATGCAAAACTTAAGAAAAGCATTAGACAAAGCAGGAGAAGAGGATGGAAAATATTACTTCTTATCTTGTGCAATTGTTTCAGGAAAGAAACATATTCAAAAGAGTGGAATAGGAGTATGGCATCCAGTATGTGATTTCATTAGTTATATGACTTATGATGTACATGGAGCATTTGATCCAATAACAAATCATCAATCATACTTATTCCAAAATCCAAATGATCCACAAGCAGAAACAAATCCAAATGGAAATGCATTTGCAATAGCTGATTTAATTCAATTTGTAACAACAAACTATGGAGTATCAGCTTCAAAAATAACAATAGGATCACCATTCTATTCAAGAGGTTGGTCTGGAATATTTAAACCAGCTTCAGGATGGTTAAATCCAAATACGCCTGGACTATATGCAAGAACGAATATAGATGCAGCATCAAATGGTTCAAAAGGATGTTCAGCACCAGGAACTATGGATGGAGGAAGAGGAGCAGGAGTATTATGTTTACATCACTTAAATAAATTAATTAAAGGTGAGAACGTTTCTGTAAGAACATTAGATATGAATGGACCAGCTAATCCTCACGCTGGAGCAATTTTAAGAGGAGCAGATTTTAAATACTATTATGATGAAGCTGCTCAAACACCATATTTATATAATGAATCAGCTGGAATTTTCTATACTTTTGAAGATGAAAGATCAGTTGAAACAAAATGTCAGTGGGTAATCGAAAACAATTTAGCAGGAATAATCTCTTGGGATATTGCAATGGATGATTACGGAATAGATCCGCATGGACCAGAAGCAACAACAGCTTATCCAACTCTATACGGAGCTGAACATTTATTAACATCAGTAATATTTGAAAAATTTAAAACAAATTCATTAAGATTAAACTATTTAAATAGAATTTCAAGATAA
- a CDS encoding glycosyl hydrolase family 18 protein, with the protein MNTLEIQNIKSHFSNVLNHYNNLKRKFVETSSELESLNIQLIELKNKINTLNMESSIIYFFEIKEILSSVEKNIFDLDGEIDNPNPPVEPEVILPTIQTVQLSINNKIASVISTGISDIQNRITQVTYILKTNVRNVIEQKTTTSLTETVSFNTVLTPGDYIVEAIFSYRGAQSLEQIIKMSNVVTLEEEEIIPPPPGDKVATLKFTSTQSWDNGFSGSLELISHTNEDFGGNWEISFDSPATGLSQWQINASKSGNRIAITSGSDWSGAKHFNLGPKGSFTIDGINGTGAPFNKNIASNATLNNKPVTLIINGENVDGGTNPEPPQPPVDPETPVVNFPERLPINGAIDVETIYLNGDKTQLLGTVSIPNSNIHNEYAIYVNGFKSLIKPVEMTRRASMVNVSLPVNSLPLLTGNNTIQLAFAGTSSTAVTYYQTNTVNIEKQPVAGSKKTLVGYWSSWGGNGPTSYIDLEATPAEYDTIVVSFIEAPDHLTPVFDPEASKQVTKAQFKEKVARMKAKGHNVIIAIGGQNGVFHIKSESDKQIFKNGVINIIEEYGFNGFDIDLEGQSAQNGTTYVVDAIKEIIEYFRAKDPNFIYSMAPEVAYLISTGFGTLYIDLIKKTKHLITTIHPQYYNAPGTGVYPFDGSGVVIDCKNQARFIPEFTEALIKGHDGPAWGGEYAQLFPIGPIPQEILAIGLPSGVGAAGTGAINDMNVFVEAWRELQRKGYDVKGFMTWSIDWDAYHNWQFKNAVAPLIK; encoded by the coding sequence ATGAATACTTTAGAAATACAAAATATAAAATCTCATTTTTCAAATGTTTTAAATCACTACAATAATTTAAAAAGAAAATTTGTAGAAACTAGCAGTGAACTTGAATCTTTAAATATTCAACTTATTGAATTAAAAAATAAAATTAATACATTAAATATGGAATCTTCTATAATATACTTCTTTGAGATTAAAGAAATTCTTTCATCTGTTGAAAAAAATATCTTTGACTTAGACGGAGAAATAGATAATCCAAACCCACCTGTTGAACCAGAGGTTATTTTACCTACTATTCAAACAGTTCAATTATCTATTAATAACAAAATCGCTTCTGTTATTTCAACTGGAATATCAGATATTCAAAATAGAATAACTCAAGTTACATACATTTTAAAAACTAACGTTAGAAATGTTATTGAACAAAAAACTACTACTTCTCTTACAGAAACTGTTTCATTTAATACTGTTTTAACTCCAGGAGACTACATTGTTGAAGCAATTTTCTCTTACAGAGGAGCTCAATCTTTAGAGCAAATAATTAAAATGTCTAACGTTGTAACTTTAGAAGAAGAGGAAATTATTCCGCCTCCACCTGGTGACAAAGTTGCTACATTAAAATTTACATCAACTCAATCATGGGATAATGGATTTAGCGGTTCTTTAGAACTTATTTCTCATACAAACGAAGATTTTGGTGGAAACTGGGAAATTAGTTTTGATTCTCCTGCTACAGGTCTTTCTCAATGGCAAATAAATGCTTCTAAATCTGGAAATAGAATCGCAATAACTTCTGGAAGTGATTGGTCTGGTGCAAAACACTTTAACTTAGGGCCAAAAGGAAGCTTTACAATTGATGGAATCAACGGAACAGGTGCTCCTTTTAATAAAAATATTGCTTCTAACGCTACATTAAACAATAAACCTGTTACATTAATTATAAACGGTGAAAATGTTGACGGAGGAACTAACCCTGAACCACCTCAACCACCTGTTGATCCAGAAACTCCAGTAGTAAACTTCCCAGAAAGGTTACCAATAAATGGTGCAATTGATGTTGAAACAATTTATTTAAACGGAGATAAAACTCAACTACTAGGAACAGTTTCTATTCCAAACTCAAATATTCACAACGAGTACGCTATATATGTAAATGGATTTAAATCTTTAATTAAACCTGTTGAAATGACAAGAAGAGCATCTATGGTTAATGTTTCTTTACCTGTAAACTCTCTTCCATTATTAACTGGAAACAACACTATTCAATTAGCATTTGCTGGAACTTCTTCAACAGCTGTTACATATTACCAAACAAATACTGTCAATATTGAAAAACAACCTGTAGCTGGATCTAAGAAAACTTTAGTTGGATATTGGTCATCTTGGGGAGGAAACGGTCCTACATCTTACATTGATTTAGAGGCTACTCCTGCTGAATATGATACAATCGTTGTTTCTTTCATTGAAGCTCCTGATCACCTAACTCCTGTATTTGACCCAGAAGCAAGTAAGCAAGTTACAAAAGCTCAATTTAAAGAAAAAGTTGCTAGAATGAAAGCTAAAGGACACAATGTTATTATAGCTATCGGAGGACAAAATGGTGTATTCCATATAAAATCAGAATCTGATAAGCAAATTTTCAAAAATGGCGTTATAAATATAATCGAAGAATACGGATTCAATGGATTTGACATTGATTTAGAAGGACAAAGTGCTCAAAACGGAACTACATATGTTGTTGACGCTATAAAAGAAATAATAGAATACTTCAGAGCTAAAGATCCTAACTTTATCTATTCAATGGCACCAGAAGTTGCATATCTAATAAGTACTGGATTTGGAACTTTATATATTGATCTTATTAAAAAGACAAAACATTTAATCACAACTATCCACCCACAATATTATAATGCTCCTGGAACTGGAGTATATCCTTTTGATGGAAGTGGAGTTGTAATCGACTGTAAAAATCAAGCTAGATTCATCCCTGAATTCACAGAAGCATTAATCAAAGGGCATGATGGACCAGCTTGGGGAGGAGAATATGCTCAACTATTCCCAATCGGACCTATTCCTCAAGAGATTTTAGCTATTGGATTACCTTCTGGAGTTGGAGCTGCTGGTACTGGAGCTATCAACGACATGAACGTATTTGTTGAAGCTTGGAGAGAACTTCAAAGAAAAGGATACGATGTTAAAGGATTTATGACATGGAGTATCGACTGGGATGCTTATCATAATTGGCAGTTTAAAAACGCTGTAGCACCTCTTATTAAATAG
- a CDS encoding patatin-like phospholipase family protein — MKKVRILSIDGGGVKGVIPAVICEYLESEISKKVNRKVFLHEYFDFIVGTSTGGILGALYTSPKYHSAQEVLELYKNCADKIFKKNIIRRISSFGGILRPRYSTKALEELANSLFGDIHLSQTLKPFMTTSYDLIRAKEIFFDSINAKKKPIKNFKLKDIVIATSSAPVYFNAKKLISLNNDIYNCIDGGIFANNPALIAYAEARNINFKKNLDFNKPSFPEADYMILVSIGTGKKDGYKSYEHLKTKGGAKWIIPIIDILFSAQSNTDNFILKKIFDSSKNKWNYYRLNPRLYKSSLDLDNKSKENIQNLFSDAQEFIKSNKDKLDDIVLQLIENH, encoded by the coding sequence ATGAAGAAAGTTAGAATTTTATCCATTGATGGCGGAGGAGTAAAAGGTGTTATTCCAGCTGTGATTTGTGAATACTTAGAATCTGAAATTTCAAAAAAGGTAAATAGAAAAGTATTTCTTCATGAATATTTTGATTTTATAGTTGGAACAAGTACTGGAGGAATATTAGGTGCTTTATACACTTCACCTAAATATCACAGTGCACAAGAAGTTCTAGAGCTTTATAAAAATTGTGCGGATAAAATTTTTAAAAAAAATATCATTCGGAGGATTTCATCATTTGGTGGAATCCTTCGACCTAGATATTCTACAAAAGCTTTAGAAGAACTTGCCAACTCTTTATTTGGAGATATTCACTTAAGTCAAACTTTAAAACCATTTATGACAACTTCTTATGATCTAATTAGAGCCAAAGAAATTTTTTTTGATAGTATTAACGCTAAGAAAAAGCCTATCAAAAATTTCAAATTAAAGGATATTGTTATAGCCACTTCTTCTGCTCCTGTATATTTCAATGCAAAAAAATTAATTTCATTAAATAACGATATTTATAATTGTATTGATGGTGGTATTTTTGCCAACAATCCTGCACTTATAGCATATGCTGAAGCTAGAAATATTAACTTTAAAAAAAATTTAGATTTTAATAAACCTTCTTTTCCAGAAGCAGACTATATGATTCTCGTTTCTATTGGAACAGGAAAAAAAGATGGTTACAAAAGCTACGAGCATTTAAAAACTAAAGGAGGAGCTAAGTGGATTATTCCAATTATTGATATTTTATTTTCTGCACAATCAAATACAGACAATTTTATTTTAAAAAAAATTTTTGATTCTTCAAAAAATAAATGGAATTACTATAGACTAAATCCACGTTTATATAAATCTTCACTTGATTTAGATAATAAATCCAAAGAAAATATTCAAAATCTTTTTTCTGATGCACAAGAATTTATAAAAAGCAACAAAGATAAATTAGATGATATAGTTTTACAACTTATTGAAAATCATTAA
- a CDS encoding exodeoxyribonuclease III, producing MKKLISWNVNGFRAVLQKNFLDYFNKANPDVICLQEIKLQEGQTDFNPDGYNCYWNYAEKKGYSGTAIFTKEKPISVMYDMGIEGHDKEGRIITLEFNDFHLVNVYTPNSQSQLARLDYRMNWENDFRKFLLELNSKKPVILCGDLNVAHTEIDLKNPNSNKNNAGFTIQEREKFTELLNSGFVDSFRYLHPDTLDAYSWWSYRFSARKNNAGWRIDYFVVSDKIKNKIVEANIHNEVLGSDHCPVELIIKELS from the coding sequence ATGAAAAAATTAATTTCGTGGAATGTTAATGGTTTTAGAGCTGTTCTCCAAAAGAATTTTTTAGATTATTTTAACAAGGCTAACCCTGATGTTATTTGCCTTCAAGAGATAAAGTTACAAGAAGGGCAAACTGACTTTAACCCTGATGGATATAATTGCTACTGGAATTATGCAGAAAAAAAGGGGTACTCTGGAACTGCTATCTTTACTAAAGAAAAACCTATTTCAGTTATGTATGATATGGGAATTGAAGGTCATGATAAAGAAGGACGTATTATCACTTTAGAATTTAATGATTTTCATCTTGTAAATGTATATACACCTAACTCTCAATCTCAATTAGCAAGATTAGATTATAGAATGAATTGGGAAAATGATTTTAGAAAATTTCTTTTAGAACTTAATTCTAAAAAACCTGTTATTCTTTGTGGTGATTTAAATGTGGCTCATACAGAAATTGATTTAAAAAATCCAAATTCAAATAAAAATAATGCCGGTTTTACAATTCAAGAAAGAGAAAAATTCACTGAGCTTTTAAATAGTGGATTTGTTGACAGCTTTAGATATTTACACCCTGATACTTTAGATGCCTATTCATGGTGGTCATATAGATTTAGTGCTCGAAAAAATAATGCTGGATGGAGAATCGATTATTTCGTAGTTTCTGATAAAATTAAAAATAAAATTGTTGAAGCAAATATACATAATGAAGTTTTAGGATCTGACCATTGTCCTGTGGAACTTATAATAAAAGAACTCTCTTAA